Sequence from the Cytophagia bacterium CHB2 genome:
TGTGGACGGCGGGCAGGGTGAACAGGATGCCGGGCTTAACGTGGAATTATACCTCGGTAAAACCACAAAAATACACGATTGGCGTTTGCAATACGCTTTTACGAAAACCGAGGCGGATGCGGTGCTGGCGGCTTTCTCGCATGACAATACCACGCTTACAACCAATTATATCCAGCACACGCTCGGCGTCGACTATGTCGCGCACGAAAACATGATACTCAATGTAACGCTGTACCGCTATCGCCGCAACGAATTGGAAGCCGTGGAAACTGACGGCTTTGAGAACGATTCGTTCATGCGCGTGCGCCTCAATGCGTTGGTGAATTTTTGAGATTGTTGTGCATAGGCCAGTGTAAAAGCAGCGTCATGATCCCAAGTCTTGATGAAACGGCAGCGAGAGGGTAAGAATGAAAAAATTCAAGGTGATACCGTAAGCTCCTCCTCGTCATGGCCACCTTGAATTATAGAACGCCCCCTCGTGGGGCGTTTTTGCGGAATAGGCGTCAGCATAGCGATAACGGACAAAGCGATATTTTCAAACTGCGAATTGACACTACAACGTTAAGTCGAAGTGACAATAGCCCCAAACAAAGGGGCGAAATGCAGAAGCGAAGGGCAACGCCCTGGAAAATCGGTACTCAAGAGATATCACCAAACCCCAACAAAGGGGTCAAACAGGCCTTCTAATACTACAACGTTAAGTCGATGCAAACACCGAGTTGTGTCATTCTGCAAGAATCTTGTGAAGTAATAAGAAAGCGACTCAAACCGACAGCAAACCCAGTACATCACAAGATTCCTCCTGACAGGGACAAAAGTAGGGATAAATCTCGAGCTTAACGTTGTCATGCTAGCCACACTGGGTTTTACAAGTAATTTACAATTCAACTACACAATCATGACACTTTCTTATTGTTTTTTTATTATATTACAGCGAAGAAATTTTTGCAACAAACGCTTAAAATTGCTTCCTGTTAAACGCGCGAAAAACGATTTCAGCTATTCGCAAGCCCGTCAGAGCAATTCATATACACGGTTTTTTCTAACTAGCAGCAACCCTTCGAGAGGCCAGGTAAGCATCCATGAAGCCCGAATCAGCGCCTCGCAACGAATCGTTTCCCGGTTAAACAAGTGCGGCACTTTGTTGGTTTGCAGACACGTATTATAGGTATAACCTTCTAAGGAGGAGTGCATCTATGTTTGACGACAAAACCCCCAAAGCTTCGCGCTCGGAGACGGAAGTGCTGGTCGCCAAGGACCTGCGCAAGTCTTACGGCCTGCGAGAAGCGCTGAAAGGATTATCGTTCTCGTTAAATGCCGGGCGCATTCTGGGTTTCCTGGGTCCCAACGGCGCAGGAAAAACCACCGCCATCCGCATTTTGACGACGATTCTGGAGCCGGACGCGGGCCACTTTGTAGTAAACGGCATCAGCTCGGATAATCCGGTGGAGTTGCGCCGCAAGATCGGCGTGCTGCCGGAGAGTCTGGGATTCCACAAGCAAATGACCGGACTGGAATGCCTGATTTTTTTCGGCCGGCTTTATGGGCAAAGCACGGAGCAGGCCAAAGCTACCGGCATCGCGATCAATTAGCGGCCAGCCTTAGCCGAACAGAATGATAAAGCCGACGATCAGGCCGAAAAGACCGGTCGCTTCCGCCAGGGCGAAGCCGAGCAGCAAGTTGGTGAACTGCGACGGCGCCGCCGACGGATTGCGCAACGCGCCCGCCAGGTAGTTGCCGAAGATGTTGCCGATGCCGAGACCGGCGCCGATCAGAGCAAAACAGGAAAGTCCCGCGCCGATCATGCGTGCAGCTTCAACGTCCATGGGTAATATCCTCTCGTCTAAAAACTCGGTTGAAGGGTTAAAAATTCTCCGCTTTCGCCGTTTCCATCCTTA
This genomic interval carries:
- a CDS encoding ATP-binding cassette domain-containing protein, which encodes MFDDKTPKASRSETEVLVAKDLRKSYGLREALKGLSFSLNAGRILGFLGPNGAGKTTAIRILTTILEPDAGHFVVNGISSDNPVELRRKIGVLPESLGFHKQMTGLECLIFFGRLYGQSTEQAKATGIAIN
- a CDS encoding F0F1 ATP synthase subunit C; this encodes MDVEAARMIGAGLSCFALIGAGLGIGNIFGNYLAGALRNPSAAPSQFTNLLLGFALAEATGLFGLIVGFIILFG